In a genomic window of Leishmania infantum JPCM5 genome chromosome 3:
- a CDS encoding 2-aminoethylphosphonate:pyruvateaminotransferas e-like protein encodes MLPTQKPILFTPGPLMTSDTVKEAMLTDYASRDIRFVQAVKFIREELVSISGLDPQKWACILQQGSGSMGIEAAISTIFPPTGGKFFLINSGKYSEKQAYVVKRLQFPMVMLKMGEGEELKMSALESIIRANPDITTVGLVHHETSTGMLYPAERIAEVVRRELPKAKIIIDGISAFGGIPCNYEKACDVLVAAPNKCLHSVPGISIILARRLLIEAAKGCARSATLDLSMQLMSFDKSGQFAVTPPVHVVMALQQALVEYKRDGGLSGRQKAYQAKAQLVREAVKAMGFSLFLDESKPSCADIVVCVNMPTDPRWSFKKFYTYLNERGLIIYPGKASHAETFRFGIIGHTSLANCDRLMKCAKEALQTMGIDHLQTKSSI; translated from the coding sequence ATGCTGCCCACTCAGAAGCCGATTCTCTTCACCCCGGGTCCATTGATGACCTCGGATACGGTGAAAGAGGCCATGCTAACTGACTACGCCAGCCGGGATATTCGCTTCGTACAAGCAGTGAAGTTCATCCGCGAGGAGCTTGTTTCCATTTCTGGATTAGACCCCCAGAAGTGGGCGTGCATCCTGCAGCAGGGTTCGGGATCAATGGGCATCGAGGCAGCCATCTCCACTATTTTCCCGCCCACGGGCGGGAAGTTCTTCCTCATCAACTCTGGCAAGTACTCAGAGAAGCAGGCGTATGTGGTGAAGAGGCTGCAGTTCCCGATGGTGATGCTGAAGATGGGTGAAGGCGAGGAGCTAAAGATGAGTGCTCTGGAATCTATCATCCGCGCCAACCCTGACATCACAACTGTGGGCCTCGTCCACCACGAGACTAGCACCGGAATGCTCTATCCAGCCGAGCGAATAGCAGAGGTGGTTCGCCGCGAGTTGCCCAAGGCCAAGATTATCATTGACGGCATCAGTGCCTTTGGCGGTATCCCGTGCAACTACGAAAAGGCTTGCGACGTGCTCGTTGCCGCGCCGAACAAATGCTTGCACAGCGTACCTGGAATCTCCATCATCCTGGCCCGCCGCTTGCTCATCGAGGCCGCGAAGGGGTGCGCGCGGAGTGCGACACTTGACCTTAGCATGCAGCTGATGTCGTTCGACAAGAGTGGTCAGTTCGCCGTCACACCGCCGGTCCACGTtgtgatggcgctgcagcaggcgcttGTGGAGTAcaagcgcgacggcggcttaTCAGGGAGGCAAAAGGCGTACCAGGCGAAGGCACAGCTTGTCCGCGAAGCCGTGAAAGCGATGGGCTTCTCGCTTTTCTTGGACGAAAGCAAGCCGAGCTGCGCCGACATTGTGGTGTGCGTGAACATGCCAACGGATCCACGCTGGAGCTTCAAGAAGTTTTACACTTACCTCAACGAGCGCGGTCTCATCATCTACCCTGGCAAGGCGTCGCATGCCGAGACGTTCCGCTTCGGCATAATTGGACACACTTCACTTGCCAATTGCGATCGCCTCATGAAGTGCGCCAAGGAAGCGCTCCAAACCATGGGCATTGACCACCTTCAGACAAAGAGCAGCATTTAG